In Oncorhynchus kisutch isolate 150728-3 linkage group LG7, Okis_V2, whole genome shotgun sequence, one DNA window encodes the following:
- the LOC109894653 gene encoding heterogeneous nuclear ribonucleoprotein Q isoform X4: protein MATEHINGNGPEEPMDTTAAVTHSEHFQTLLEAGLPQKVAEKLDEIYIAGLVSHSDLDDRAIEALKEFNEEGALQVLLQFKDSDLSHVQNKSAFLCGVMKTYRQREKQGTKVSDSSKGPDEAKIKALLERTGYTLDVTTGQRKYGGPPPESDHSGTQPTIGTEIFVGKIPRDLFEDELVPLFEKAGPIWDLRLMMDPLSGLNRGYAFVTFCTKEAAQEAVKLCNNNEIRPGKHIGVCISVANNRLFVGSIPKSKTKDQIVEEFAKVTEGLNDVILYHQPDDKKKNRGFCFLEYEDHKTAAQARRRLMSGKVKVWGNVVTVEWADPIEDPDPEVMAKVKVLFVRNLASTVTEEILEKAFSQFGKLERVKKLKDYAFIHFEERDGAVKALADLNGKDLEGEHIEIVFAKPPDQKRKERKAQRQAAKTQMYDDYYFYGPPQMPPPTRGRGRGGGRGGYSYPPDYYGYDDYYDYYGYDYHNYRGGYEDPYYGYEDFQSPGRGRSRGGARGGGVLSSRGRGAVTPRGRLGGFSQRGGSGPGSSRGKRARGRS, encoded by the exons ATGGCCACAGAACATATTAATGGAAATGGTCCAGAAGAACCAATGGATACCACTGCTGCAGTTACCCATTCTGAACACTTCCAGACTTTATTAGAAGCTGGTTTACCACAGAAAGTTGCTGAAAAACTAGATGAAATTTACATAGCAG GTTTAGTATCTCACAGTGACTTAGATGATAGAGCGATCGAGGCTCTGAAAGAGTTCAACGAAGAAGGTGCTCTGCAAGTTCTGTTGCAGTTCAAGGACAGCGACCTCTCACATGTCCAG AACAAAAGTGCCTTTCTTTGTGGAGTTAtgaagacatacagacagagggagaaacaggggaCCAAAGTCTCAGACTCCAGCAAAGGACCAGATGAGGCCAAAATCAAA GCCCTGCTGGAGAGAACTGGCTACACACTTGACGTGACAACGGGTCAGCGGAAGTATGGAGGCCCTCCCCCGGAGTCGGATCACTCAGGGACACAGCCCACGATCGGTACAGAG ATTTTTGTTGGCAAGATCCCCAGAGATCTATTTGAGGATGAGCTGGTACCTCTGTTTGAGAAAGCTGGGCCCATTTGGGACCTGCGTCTGATGATGGATCCACTCAGTGGCCTCAACAGAGGTTACGCCTTTGTCACTTTCTGCACTAAAGAGGCGGCACAGGAGGCTGTCAAGCTG TGTAACAACAATGAAATTAGACCCGGCAAACATATTGGCGTGTGCATCTCTGTGGCCAATAATAGACTGTTTGTTGGTTCCATCCCCAAGAGTAAAACAAAAGATCAGATTGTGGAAGAGTTTGCTAAAGTCACAG agggtcttaacgatGTCATACTGTACCATCAGCCAGATGACAAGAAAAAGAACAGAGGCTTTTGCTTCTTGGAATACGAAGACCACAAAACTGCAGCTCAGGCCCGCCGCAGGCTGATGAGTGGCAAGGTCAAGGTGTGGGGGAATGTGGTGACTGTGGAGTGGGCCGACCCCATAGAAGACCCTGATCCTGAAGTCATGGCCAAG GTGAAAGTGCTGTTTGTCCGGAACCTTGCGAGTACTGTAACGGAGGAAATACTTGAAAAGGCCTTCAGTCAGTTTGGCAAGTTGGAGCGGGTGAAGAAGCTGAAAGACTATGCCTTTATCCACtttgaggagagagacggagcagTCAAG GCCTTGGCCGACCTGAATGGGAAAGACCTGGAGGGAGAGCACATTGAAATAGTCTTCGCCAAGCCACCTGATCAGAAGAGGAAAGAACGCAAAGCCCAGAGGCAAGCGGCTAAAACACAAAT GTATGACGATTACTATTTCTACGGCCCACCCCAGATGCCACCTCCCACAAGAGGCAGAGGACGAGGTGGCGGCCGTGGTGGCTATTCCTACCCCCCTGACTACTACGGCTATGACGATTACTACGATTACTATGGCTACGACTACCACAACTACCGGGGCGGCTATGAAGACCCCTACTATGGCTATGAGGACTTCCAATCTCCCGGCCGAGGACGATCCCGAGGCGGAGCCCGTGGTGGTGGTGTCCTATCCTCCCGGGGCCGTGGAGCCGTCACGCCCAGGGGCAGACTAGGGGGTTTCTCCCAGAGAGGAGGCAGTGGCCCTGGATCAAGCAGAG GGAAAAGGGCTCGAGGCCGATCCTGA